One segment of Haliotis asinina isolate JCU_RB_2024 chromosome 12, JCU_Hal_asi_v2, whole genome shotgun sequence DNA contains the following:
- the LOC137258151 gene encoding uncharacterized protein isoform X2 gives MELFRYIEPWNTMAMLLFNKNKILISLILAAVTTCVLCDSLTGKTFYIYTNHKTWNEARTICELDGRRLAQIDNQQTTDALKAFSSKSLWDNQMQNHFWIGLNKGSSGYRWDHCEPVSGSSYTAWQGGSPQADDKPCVFSERDTLEWKNEVCDSNSYQFLCEEATGPCTYTAFSGSCSGTNHDTTNSHTVPSASGCETLCSTEIFQTRACWMYSFTSPDTCKLFFDKDPWECSNPGATTVAKTRTCFTFQAKTSTSNVNNGNSNPQINCNLYTTQAPTTTSTTTTTPTTTTTPTTTTTTTTTPTTTTTPTTTPTTTTTPTTTTTPTTTTPTTTPTTTTTTAPTTTLVATTPSATTAAATTIPAITTPTTTHTINASATTTPPPTSTNTIPTTAASATGIPSSITTSATTTSTTAIVTTTNISGAFTSPAATSGTTLESTNTPASSTEQVSSNAPGTTTTTITTQSMASTGTANSTIARTLSSSLQGNETCPCLVCVGIKNRTEMQSLMAEILLILHIDKSKLSATRRKLESAKDSRPTAQAIGYSGIVFIVITFSFFVVADTIRLCQFITDKDARTQTQSRNI, from the exons ATGGAGCTTTTCAGGTACATAGAGCCTTGGAACACCATGGCGATGCTTCTCTTCAACAAAAACAAG ATTCTGATATCTCTGATCCTCGCTGCCGTTACGACAT GTGTTTTGTGTGACAGTCTAACAGGCAAGACATTCTACATCTATACCAATCATAAAACATGGAATGAAGCAAGGACTATTTGCGAGCTCGATGGGAGACGGCTGGCTCAGATAGACAATCAACAAACCACGGATGCTTTGAAGGCTTTTTCAAGCAAAAGTCTTTGGGACAACCAAAT GCAAAATCATTTCTGGATTGGACTTAATAAAGGGTCATCAGGTTATCGGTGGGACCACTGTGAGCCCGTCAGCGGTTCATCTTACACAGCCTGGCAAGGCGGGAGTCCACAAGCAGATGACAAGCCCTGTGTGTTCTCCGAACGAGACACTTTAGAATGGAAGAACGAAGTGTGCGATAGTAACAGCTACCAGTTCCTGTGCGAGGAGGCCACTG GCCCCTGTACCTATACAGCCTTTAGCGGATCCTGCTCAGGAACAAATCACGACACAACTAACAGTCACACAGTGCCATCTGCCTCAGGCTGCGAGACCCTATGTAGCACAGAGATTTTCCAGACACGGGCATGTTGGATGTACAGCTTCACTTCCCCAGACACATGTAAACTGTTCTTTGACAAAGATCCCTGGGAATGTTCAAATCCTGGAGCAACAACAGTAGCCAAGACACGGACTTGTTTTACTT TCCAAGCAAAGACCTCCACATCAAACGTCAACAACGGTAACTCCAACCCACAAATAAACTGTAACTTATATACAACCCAGGCCCccactactactagtactactactactactcccactactactactactcccactactactactactactactactactcccactactactactactcccacTACTActcccactactactactactcccactactactactactccaactactactactccaACTACTACtcccactaccactactactactgctcctaCTACTACATTAGTTGCTACAACACCTTCAGCAACTACTGCCGCTGCAACTACAATACCTGCCATTACGACTCCAACAACCACTCACACTATTAACGCATCAGCCACTACAACACCACCTCCTACCAGCACTAACACGATACCAACAACCGCAGCTTCAGCTACTGGCATACCAAGTTCAATCACAACGTCGGCTACGACAACGTCAACTACTGCCATAGTTACGACCACCAATATATCAGGAGCATTCACGTCACCAGCTGCCACAAGTGGTACAACGCTAGAATCGACGAATACTCCAGCCTCATCGACGGAGCAGGTCTCCTCTAATGCTCCGGgtacaacaacgacaacaataACAACCCAAAGCATGGCATCAACGGGAACTGCAAATTCTACGATAGCCAGGACGTTGTCATCATCTTTGCAAGGAA atGAGACCTGCCCGTGTTTGGTGTGTGTTGGAATAAAAAATAGGACAGAAATGCAAAGTCTTATGGCCGAAATTTTATTGATCCTACACATAGACAAGTCCAAGCTGTCAGCCACGAGAAGAAAGCTGGAATCAGCGAAGGACAGCCGACCCACAGCACAGGCCATCGGCTACTCCGGAATTGTCTTCATCGTCATCACATTCAGTTTCTTCGTCGTTGCTGATACGATAAGACTCTGTCAGTTTATCACTGACAAAGATGCCCGAACCCAGACACAAAGTCGTAACATATGA
- the LOC137258151 gene encoding uncharacterized protein isoform X1 yields MVAEPMELFRYIEPWNTMAMLLFNKNKILISLILAAVTTCVLCDSLTGKTFYIYTNHKTWNEARTICELDGRRLAQIDNQQTTDALKAFSSKSLWDNQMQNHFWIGLNKGSSGYRWDHCEPVSGSSYTAWQGGSPQADDKPCVFSERDTLEWKNEVCDSNSYQFLCEEATGPCTYTAFSGSCSGTNHDTTNSHTVPSASGCETLCSTEIFQTRACWMYSFTSPDTCKLFFDKDPWECSNPGATTVAKTRTCFTFQAKTSTSNVNNGNSNPQINCNLYTTQAPTTTSTTTTTPTTTTTPTTTTTTTTTPTTTTTPTTTPTTTTTPTTTTTPTTTTPTTTPTTTTTTAPTTTLVATTPSATTAAATTIPAITTPTTTHTINASATTTPPPTSTNTIPTTAASATGIPSSITTSATTTSTTAIVTTTNISGAFTSPAATSGTTLESTNTPASSTEQVSSNAPGTTTTTITTQSMASTGTANSTIARTLSSSLQGNETCPCLVCVGIKNRTEMQSLMAEILLILHIDKSKLSATRRKLESAKDSRPTAQAIGYSGIVFIVITFSFFVVADTIRLCQFITDKDARTQTQSRNI; encoded by the exons CCGATGGAGCTTTTCAGGTACATAGAGCCTTGGAACACCATGGCGATGCTTCTCTTCAACAAAAACAAG ATTCTGATATCTCTGATCCTCGCTGCCGTTACGACAT GTGTTTTGTGTGACAGTCTAACAGGCAAGACATTCTACATCTATACCAATCATAAAACATGGAATGAAGCAAGGACTATTTGCGAGCTCGATGGGAGACGGCTGGCTCAGATAGACAATCAACAAACCACGGATGCTTTGAAGGCTTTTTCAAGCAAAAGTCTTTGGGACAACCAAAT GCAAAATCATTTCTGGATTGGACTTAATAAAGGGTCATCAGGTTATCGGTGGGACCACTGTGAGCCCGTCAGCGGTTCATCTTACACAGCCTGGCAAGGCGGGAGTCCACAAGCAGATGACAAGCCCTGTGTGTTCTCCGAACGAGACACTTTAGAATGGAAGAACGAAGTGTGCGATAGTAACAGCTACCAGTTCCTGTGCGAGGAGGCCACTG GCCCCTGTACCTATACAGCCTTTAGCGGATCCTGCTCAGGAACAAATCACGACACAACTAACAGTCACACAGTGCCATCTGCCTCAGGCTGCGAGACCCTATGTAGCACAGAGATTTTCCAGACACGGGCATGTTGGATGTACAGCTTCACTTCCCCAGACACATGTAAACTGTTCTTTGACAAAGATCCCTGGGAATGTTCAAATCCTGGAGCAACAACAGTAGCCAAGACACGGACTTGTTTTACTT TCCAAGCAAAGACCTCCACATCAAACGTCAACAACGGTAACTCCAACCCACAAATAAACTGTAACTTATATACAACCCAGGCCCccactactactagtactactactactactcccactactactactactcccactactactactactactactactactcccactactactactactcccacTACTActcccactactactactactcccactactactactactccaactactactactccaACTACTACtcccactaccactactactactgctcctaCTACTACATTAGTTGCTACAACACCTTCAGCAACTACTGCCGCTGCAACTACAATACCTGCCATTACGACTCCAACAACCACTCACACTATTAACGCATCAGCCACTACAACACCACCTCCTACCAGCACTAACACGATACCAACAACCGCAGCTTCAGCTACTGGCATACCAAGTTCAATCACAACGTCGGCTACGACAACGTCAACTACTGCCATAGTTACGACCACCAATATATCAGGAGCATTCACGTCACCAGCTGCCACAAGTGGTACAACGCTAGAATCGACGAATACTCCAGCCTCATCGACGGAGCAGGTCTCCTCTAATGCTCCGGgtacaacaacgacaacaataACAACCCAAAGCATGGCATCAACGGGAACTGCAAATTCTACGATAGCCAGGACGTTGTCATCATCTTTGCAAGGAA atGAGACCTGCCCGTGTTTGGTGTGTGTTGGAATAAAAAATAGGACAGAAATGCAAAGTCTTATGGCCGAAATTTTATTGATCCTACACATAGACAAGTCCAAGCTGTCAGCCACGAGAAGAAAGCTGGAATCAGCGAAGGACAGCCGACCCACAGCACAGGCCATCGGCTACTCCGGAATTGTCTTCATCGTCATCACATTCAGTTTCTTCGTCGTTGCTGATACGATAAGACTCTGTCAGTTTATCACTGACAAAGATGCCCGAACCCAGACACAAAGTCGTAACATATGA